In Telopea speciosissima isolate NSW1024214 ecotype Mountain lineage chromosome 10, Tspe_v1, whole genome shotgun sequence, the DNA window CAAGTCCTCATGCCAAATAAGCACTTACACCAACGAAATTTAGCCCTAGGCCTTTGTTTTATGTCTCTAGGAAGTTTAATAGATCCCATCGATTCATTAAAGTGCTAGAAAGATGGGGTAGGATTTGTTTGAAATCACATGGCTTTATGATTTTGGAAAATGTTGATGTAGGTAGTCAGGCTGTAAATGTATTATCTTGTGATGAAGGATAAGGATTTCCTGCATATTGACTTGACGATTCTCCCTGGACCAAATTTTCATTCTTCCctcttttgaaattttaaagtTTTGAGTAAGCAAAGATAAAACAATATGATTTCTGTAGCCTTGTGGCACAGAGCTGCTCGAACTTGCCATCTGAAATGATGTTAGTTCGGAGAAACATATAGGTGCATTTCCAGCTGCTACTTGATCTTACATTTGATCACTGAAAACTTTCAGTAGAGAACATGCCCTCTTTTTCATATGGAAATTCTTGCTTTTGATTGCTAACACTTCTCTCTTGATTTTGTGCTTAAGTTTTAACGTAGGGAATGTTTTCTTGGtacttcttcttttctgttttcatCCGCCTCTATACCTTTGAAATAGTCCaagttattttttttgaaaaaaaaaaaaaacttcctacATCATCTTCATAATTTTGCTACCTGCTCAGAGTTAGCGAATGTTAATGCTCATTCTTGTAGGGGTTTCCTTCAGAGCCTTGCTATTGTAGTTGGTTGTAGTGTCATTTTGGATTTGAATATTTTAGAGTAATTGTGATGGAGGTTTACTGCTATTATTGTCCAGTATATATTCAGTAAGCATCAACATTGTTAATTGTCAGTTTGGCTTTTGTGTTGGGAGCctttatttacttaaatgatagattgaattgaattaaattagttttcttttctaatcTCCTTGTGGTCGCAGTGTTCAAATGGCCACACATTATGTTCTGGTTGCAAGCCTAGGGTGCACAATCGCTGCCCAACTTGCCGGCATGAACTTGGCAATATAAGATGTCTTGCGCTAGAGAAGATTGCGGCCTCTCTTGAACTTCCTTGCAAGTATCAAAGTTTTGGGTGCACTGGCATATTCCCATACTATAGCAAGCTAAAGCATGAATCACAATGTGCATGTAGACCCTACAACTGTCCATATGCCGGTTCAGAGTGCACTGTCATCGGTGATATCCCTTATCTGGTTTCCCACCTGAAAGATGACCACAAAGTGGACATGCACAGTGGCAATACTTTCAACCATCGATATGTGAAATCTAATCCACATGAAGTAGAGAATGCCACATGGATGTTAACGGTACTACTGTTTGAgtacttttttccctttttaaattTTGCCTTTATACTGCTTTTGTTTAATGCAGAAGGTTTTCTTTGGTCAAGCTTCAGCCTTCTCTCTGCACATATGGCTGTTTCTAGCCATGTGGAGAGAGGACAAGGCCAGTCCGGATTTCCCATCTGATTGTTGAACCTTGTATTTGCAACTTGTACAGTTCCCTTGTCCACATCATATTATGCCTACCTTTTCTTGGATAGTCCCCCCAAGAATGGAATTTCAGCAGTTTCAGAATGGGGTTTCTCTTGCCTGTGGAATGGCTACTGGGAAACTAAATAAAGTGGCTGATGTGACTGGAGGGGTAGAAACCTCTAGTTCCTGCCTGATCAGCAGGTAACCATCCAGAAAACAGGTCTGGATGGCTGTCATGTGACCCTGctaaatttgtttttattaagaTGCGActgattttcattttcttctttgttttttttttgtaggtttTCAGTTGCTTCGGACAGTATTTCTGTCTGCATTTTGAGGCATTCCAACTTGGGATGGCACCAGTGTATATAGCATTCTTGCGGTTTATGGGTGATGACAATGACGCCAAGAACTACAGTTACAGTCTTGAAGTGGGTGGCAATGGAAGGAAGATAATATGGCAAGGGGTTCCTAGAAGCATAAGGGACAGCCACAGGAAGGTGCGTGACAGTTTAGATGGTCTCATTATCCAACGTAACATGGCTCTCTTCTTCTCAGGTGGAGACAGGAAGGAGTTGAAGCTGAGGGTCACTGGTAGGATTTGGAAAGAACAATGAGGGTCTCACTAAAATTTATTTAGTAGTTCTCATGAATAGTTAGTTGTCTGTCTTCTGTTCATGTATTTTGTGTTGAAGGCAAAATCTCTTTTGCTTATGGGATGCATTGAATACATGAATGGAAAGACAATCatattaaaataggaaaattgtTACAAAGAAATTGTTCATGCATGAGTATTTCATGGATTTGCATCTGCTGTGTAACTGTGTGAACCTAATATTAGCAATGCAATGGATGAATATTTCATTAAAAATGGATTGATATTTCGGAAGGTGTGAACAGATGA includes these proteins:
- the LOC122642746 gene encoding E3 ubiquitin-protein ligase DIS1-like — translated: MASPTTYTDDMRSKPDIVDLPNSKDMMEICENANDPSQHATKPNMTVASSVRELLECPVCLNAMYPPIHQCSNGHTLCSGCKPRVHNRCPTCRHELGNIRCLALEKIAASLELPCKYQSFGCTGIFPYYSKLKHESQCACRPYNCPYAGSECTVIGDIPYLVSHLKDDHKVDMHSGNTFNHRYVKSNPHEVENATWMLTVFSCFGQYFCLHFEAFQLGMAPVYIAFLRFMGDDNDAKNYSYSLEVGGNGRKIIWQGVPRSIRDSHRKVRDSLDGLIIQRNMALFFSGGDRKELKLRVTGRIWKEQ